The Schistocerca piceifrons isolate TAMUIC-IGC-003096 chromosome 5, iqSchPice1.1, whole genome shotgun sequence genome has a segment encoding these proteins:
- the LOC124799233 gene encoding protein transport protein sec31-like: MRVLAAAVLLFAAAVSARPEAPSNQYGAPSGASSAPAPAATGPYPPSGWRPAGRQFVLPSRQSAAVYPPPQQYGPPPTTTEAAEATTTEQPTTTASVPAVVPAGSRSAAQREPLESNDAGVYYVLLPDGRLQRVSYAHGPAPAMFSLLPERLTQGGTAAGAAVADTGYLARIHYQNLLPVGAPVYTYATPELVRVF, encoded by the exons ATGAGG GTGCTAGCCGCCGCCGTCCTGCTGTTCGCCGCCGCCGTCTCCGCGCGCCCGGAGGCGCCCTCTAACCAGTACGGCGCACCGTCGGGGGCCtcctccgcccccgcccccgccgccaccgGGCCCTACCCGCCTTCGGGGTGGAGGCCGGCGGGCCGGCAGTTCGTGCTGCCGTCGCGCCAGTCCGCCGCCGTTTACCCGCCGCCCCAGCAGTACGGTCCGCCGCCCACCACCACGGAGGCGGCTGAAGCCACCACCACGGAACAGCCCACGACGACAGCGTCCGTCCCAGCG GTGGTGCCGGCTGGGTCGCGGTCGGCGGCGCAGCGCGAGCCCCTGGAGAGCAACGACGCCGGCGTCTACTACGTGCTCTTGCCCGACGGCCGGCTGCAGCGCGTCTCGTACGCGCACGGCCCCGCGCCCGCCATGTTCTCGCTGCTGCCGGAGCGTCTGACGCAGGGCGGAACGGCTGCCGGCGCCGCCGTGGCCGACACGGGCTACCTAGCGCGCATCCACTACCAGAACCTGCTGCCCGTGGGGGCGCCCGTCTACACGTACGCCACGCCGGAGCTCGTGCGCGTCTTCTGA